A single Numenius arquata chromosome 1, bNumArq3.hap1.1, whole genome shotgun sequence DNA region contains:
- the MSANTD4 gene encoding myb/SANT-like DNA-binding domain-containing protein 4 isoform X1 produces MSVVSCGEITRLKLEKMKQLKRKRKSNFSVQETQTLLKEIRKRREVLFSKQLNTTINEMKRKAWEEIAECVNAVGEGEQRTGTEVKRRYLDWRALMKRKRLNANIKVVGAGFHLPSSNLDDSLNEDMDEKMGFAIESSFEWQNITDFREAGGSLTEIKVEEEDPQNFEFPIEEEEEILSSVLPDSRKENDLPDFPHIEEFGNLSSVQARLAYEDSHLLINLEKQKVELEKQRLDIEAERLQVEKERLQIEKERLRHVDLERERLQIEKERLQIEWEKLRLETLHTEKPALENDLTQTEKPIVQPLDLETEKLKLEKERLQLERLQFLKFESEKLQIEKERLQVEKERLRIQREGHLQ; encoded by the exons ATGTCTGTAGTCTCCTGTGGTGAAATTACTAGgttaaagctggaaaaaatgaaacaattaaaaagaaaaagaaaaagcaattttagcGTTCAGGAAACTCAAACTCTCCTTAAGGAaatcagaaaaaggagagaagtacTCTTTTCAAAGCAACTTAATACAACAATTAATGAGATGAAAAGGAAAGCTTGGGAGGAAATAGCAGAGTGTGTAAATGCTGTAGGTGAAGGAGAGCAAAGAACAGGGACAGAAGTGAAAAGGCGATACCTTGACTGGCGAGCACTCATGAAGAGAAAACGTCTGAATGCAAACATCAAAGTAGTAGGTGCTGGCTTTCACCTTCCTTCATCCAATTTAGATGACTCTCTCAATGAAGACATGGATGAGAAAATGGGATTTGCAATTGAATCTAGTTTTGAATGGCAGAATATCACTGACTTCAGAGAAGCTGGTGGATCTTTAACAGAAATCAAAGTAGAAGAGGAGGATCCACAGAATTTTGAA TTTCCTattgaggaagaagaagaaattttatCATCAGTTCTGCCAGATTCGAGAAAGGAAAATGACCTACCGGACTTCCCCCACATTGAAGAGTTTGGAAATCTGAGCTCTGTTCAAGCTAGGCTAGCCTATGAAGATTCCCACCTGCTTATAAAtctggagaagcagaaggtggagctggagaagcagcgACTAGACATTGAAGCTGAAAGGTTGCAAGTGGAGAAGGAACGCCTGCAAATCGAAAAAGAACGGTTGCGGCATGTTGACTTGGAGCGTGAGAGACTTCAGATTGAGAAGGAGCGACTTCAGATTGAATGGGAGAAGCTCAGGCTAGAGACCCTGCACACTGAAAAGCCTGCCCTGGAAAATGACCTCACCCAGACAGAAAAACCCATCGTGCAGCCTCTGGATCTAGAAACTGAAAAGTTAAAACTTGAAAAAGAACGCTTGCAGTTAGAGAGGCTGCAGTTCCTAAAGTTTGAGTCAGAGAAGCTGCAGATTGAGAAAGAACGCTTGCAAGTGGAGAAGGAGCGCCTTCGAATTCAGAGAGAGGGTCACTTGCAGTGA
- the MSANTD4 gene encoding myb/SANT-like DNA-binding domain-containing protein 4 isoform X2, translated as MDEKMGFAIESSFEWQNITDFREAGGSLTEIKVEEEDPQNFEFPIEEEEEILSSVLPDSRKENDLPDFPHIEEFGNLSSVQARLAYEDSHLLINLEKQKVELEKQRLDIEAERLQVEKERLQIEKERLRHVDLERERLQIEKERLQIEWEKLRLETLHTEKPALENDLTQTEKPIVQPLDLETEKLKLEKERLQLERLQFLKFESEKLQIEKERLQVEKERLRIQREGHLQ; from the exons ATGGATGAGAAAATGGGATTTGCAATTGAATCTAGTTTTGAATGGCAGAATATCACTGACTTCAGAGAAGCTGGTGGATCTTTAACAGAAATCAAAGTAGAAGAGGAGGATCCACAGAATTTTGAA TTTCCTattgaggaagaagaagaaattttatCATCAGTTCTGCCAGATTCGAGAAAGGAAAATGACCTACCGGACTTCCCCCACATTGAAGAGTTTGGAAATCTGAGCTCTGTTCAAGCTAGGCTAGCCTATGAAGATTCCCACCTGCTTATAAAtctggagaagcagaaggtggagctggagaagcagcgACTAGACATTGAAGCTGAAAGGTTGCAAGTGGAGAAGGAACGCCTGCAAATCGAAAAAGAACGGTTGCGGCATGTTGACTTGGAGCGTGAGAGACTTCAGATTGAGAAGGAGCGACTTCAGATTGAATGGGAGAAGCTCAGGCTAGAGACCCTGCACACTGAAAAGCCTGCCCTGGAAAATGACCTCACCCAGACAGAAAAACCCATCGTGCAGCCTCTGGATCTAGAAACTGAAAAGTTAAAACTTGAAAAAGAACGCTTGCAGTTAGAGAGGCTGCAGTTCCTAAAGTTTGAGTCAGAGAAGCTGCAGATTGAGAAAGAACGCTTGCAAGTGGAGAAGGAGCGCCTTCGAATTCAGAGAGAGGGTCACTTGCAGTGA